The proteins below come from a single Caulobacter segnis ATCC 21756 genomic window:
- a CDS encoding oxidoreductase: MTKTWMITGVSGGLGREIARAALERGDVVVGTVRRPEAVAAFEALAPGRAHGVVMDVTDTAAIATAVAKAERATGTIDVLVNNAGYGLVGAVEEASLDEVRAQFEVNVFGPLAVLKAVLPAMRARRAGRIINITSVSGLAVWAGTGVYCASKWALEGLTQTLAQEVAELGILVVNVAPGGLRTDFATGSKVIVADKLSDYDGLARDAERIMADHAGQEPGDPAKAARAILTIADVEAPPMHLLLGEDALKYAGYAAQGLAADIEAWKALSLSIGFND; this comes from the coding sequence ATGACCAAGACCTGGATGATCACCGGCGTCTCCGGCGGCCTGGGCCGCGAGATCGCCCGCGCCGCCCTGGAGCGGGGCGACGTCGTCGTCGGCACTGTGCGCAGGCCCGAGGCCGTCGCCGCGTTCGAAGCCCTCGCGCCCGGGCGCGCGCACGGCGTCGTCATGGACGTCACTGACACGGCGGCCATCGCCACCGCCGTCGCCAAGGCCGAACGCGCGACCGGGACCATCGACGTCCTGGTCAACAACGCCGGCTATGGACTAGTCGGCGCGGTCGAAGAGGCGTCTCTGGACGAGGTTCGCGCCCAGTTCGAGGTCAACGTCTTCGGGCCCCTCGCGGTCCTGAAGGCCGTCCTGCCCGCCATGCGCGCGCGCCGCGCGGGCCGGATCATCAACATCACCTCGGTCTCGGGCCTGGCCGTCTGGGCCGGCACGGGCGTCTACTGCGCCAGCAAATGGGCGCTGGAAGGCCTGACCCAGACCCTGGCCCAGGAAGTCGCGGAGCTCGGGATCCTGGTCGTCAATGTCGCGCCCGGCGGGCTGCGCACGGACTTCGCCACGGGCTCCAAGGTCATCGTGGCCGACAAGCTCTCCGACTATGACGGCCTCGCCCGCGACGCCGAGCGGATCATGGCCGATCACGCCGGCCAGGAACCCGGCGACCCGGCCAAGGCGGCCCGGGCGATCCTGACGATCGCCGATGTCGAGGCCCCGCCGATGCACCTGCTGCTGGGCGAGGACGCCCTGAAGTACGCCGGCTACGCCGCCCAGGGCCTGGCCGCCGACATCGAAGCCTGGAAGGCCCTGAGCCTCTCCATCGGCTTCAACGACTGA
- a CDS encoding TauD/TfdA dioxygenase family protein, which translates to MTPTADIAIKDLKPGFGAEISGIDLASAPDAALDQVVDTFHRHGAIALRGQKMTPDDLMRFIGRFGDPEDHTQTRFTLPGYPKIFILSNRVVDGKPIGAHNDGVGWHTDYSYKPEPVMLTMLYAVEVPDEGSDTLLADGCAAWNALPADKQALLEGLRLHHSYKHFMATRQFGQQQTLSPELEAANPDVEHPLIRTHPADGRKALWPSTGTVTEVIGMPGPAGLALLDELVEFMTEERFVYRHKWRVGDLLMWDNRCTLHTGTLYDDTKYIRTMHRLWVKGDKPY; encoded by the coding sequence ATGACGCCGACCGCAGACATCGCCATCAAGGACCTGAAGCCGGGCTTCGGGGCCGAGATCTCCGGCATCGACCTGGCCTCCGCCCCCGACGCGGCCCTGGACCAGGTCGTCGACACCTTCCACCGCCATGGCGCCATCGCCCTGCGCGGCCAGAAGATGACGCCCGACGACCTGATGCGGTTCATCGGACGGTTCGGCGATCCGGAAGACCACACCCAAACCCGCTTCACCCTGCCCGGCTATCCGAAGATCTTCATCCTCAGCAATCGCGTTGTCGATGGAAAGCCGATCGGCGCCCACAATGACGGCGTGGGCTGGCACACCGACTACAGCTACAAGCCCGAGCCGGTCATGCTGACCATGCTCTACGCGGTCGAGGTCCCTGACGAAGGTTCCGACACCCTGCTGGCCGACGGCTGCGCGGCCTGGAACGCCCTGCCCGCCGACAAGCAGGCCCTGCTGGAGGGTCTTCGGCTGCACCACAGCTATAAGCACTTCATGGCCACTCGCCAGTTCGGCCAACAGCAGACCCTGTCGCCCGAGCTGGAAGCGGCCAATCCCGACGTCGAACACCCGCTGATCCGCACCCATCCGGCGGATGGTCGCAAGGCGTTGTGGCCCTCGACCGGCACCGTCACCGAAGTGATCGGCATGCCGGGTCCTGCAGGTCTGGCGCTACTGGACGAGTTGGTCGAGTTCATGACCGAGGAGCGGTTCGTCTATCGCCACAAGTGGCGGGTCGGCGACCTGCTGATGTGGGACAACCGCTGCACCCTGCACACCGGCACGCTGTACGACGACACCAAGTACATCCGGACCATGCACCGCCTTTGGGTGAAGGGCGACAAGCCGTACTGA
- a CDS encoding aromatic ring-hydroxylating oxygenase subunit alpha — translation MSPRPPLLSDVFFEGLSRSMRDVETAETLPPACYVDADFYEFEKEALFNHEWLCVGRVDWVKEPGDFFTTRIIGEPIIVTRNRDNQIKAMSAVCQHRAMLVAEGRGNTRGFVCPYHHWVYSLNGDLVNAPAMERTCEFDKKAIKLPTFKVEVWLGFIFINFDAEAPPLAPRLTTVEAAVANYDLSNADGLSPPMTGQFAWNWKVMFENNNDGYHASKLHRGPLHDFIPSELCSFPEAGEGDAGFLRYNGTLHRDASFNPTQKAVLPVFPNLTDEDRNRATFANIPPTLSLVMTSDMVIYLILRPTGPETMEQDTGILVAPGATESPGFEERLEMIMTSAGKIIAQDMHVDELVQQGLRSRFAIRGRYSWQEGAQVQFNRWLTPRYQKAWAALKAGEAPAAANTEAAA, via the coding sequence ATGAGCCCGCGGCCGCCCCTTCTCAGCGATGTCTTCTTCGAAGGCCTGTCACGCTCGATGCGGGACGTCGAGACCGCAGAGACCCTGCCGCCCGCCTGCTATGTCGACGCCGACTTCTACGAGTTCGAGAAGGAGGCGCTGTTCAATCACGAATGGCTGTGCGTGGGCCGCGTCGACTGGGTCAAGGAGCCCGGAGACTTCTTCACGACGCGGATCATCGGCGAGCCGATCATCGTCACGCGCAACCGCGACAACCAGATCAAGGCGATGTCGGCTGTGTGCCAGCACCGGGCCATGCTGGTGGCCGAGGGCAGGGGTAATACGCGCGGCTTCGTGTGTCCCTATCACCACTGGGTCTATTCGCTGAACGGCGACCTGGTGAACGCCCCGGCCATGGAGCGCACCTGCGAGTTCGACAAGAAGGCCATCAAGCTCCCGACCTTCAAGGTCGAGGTCTGGCTGGGTTTCATCTTCATCAACTTCGACGCCGAGGCCCCGCCGCTGGCGCCGCGCCTGACGACCGTCGAGGCGGCGGTGGCCAATTACGACCTTTCGAACGCCGATGGGCTCTCCCCGCCGATGACCGGCCAGTTCGCCTGGAACTGGAAGGTCATGTTCGAGAACAACAACGACGGCTACCACGCCAGCAAGCTGCACCGGGGCCCGCTGCACGACTTCATTCCGAGCGAGCTGTGCAGCTTCCCCGAGGCGGGCGAGGGGGACGCCGGCTTTCTGCGCTACAACGGCACGCTGCACCGAGACGCCAGCTTCAACCCGACGCAGAAGGCGGTGTTGCCGGTGTTCCCGAACCTGACCGACGAGGACCGCAACCGCGCCACCTTCGCCAACATCCCGCCGACGCTGTCGCTGGTGATGACCAGCGACATGGTCATCTACCTGATCCTGCGCCCGACCGGTCCCGAGACCATGGAGCAGGACACGGGAATCCTCGTGGCGCCTGGCGCCACGGAGAGCCCCGGCTTCGAGGAGCGCCTCGAGATGATCATGACCTCGGCCGGCAAGATCATCGCCCAGGACATGCATGTCGACGAACTGGTCCAGCAGGGCCTGCGCTCGCGGTTCGCCATCCGGGGGCGCTACTCCTGGCAGGAGGGGGCGCAGGTGCAGTTCAACCGCTGGCTCACGCCGCGTTACCAGAAGGCCTGGGCCGCCCTGAAAGCCGGCGAGGCGCCCGCCGCCGCCAATACGGAGGCCGCCGCATGA
- the ygiD gene encoding 4,5-DOPA-extradiol-dioxygenase — protein MSRLPVIFFGHGSPMIALETNDTTRAWKAMGDAVGKPKAILCVSAHWLTRGVAVTAMTRPRTIHDFGASFPKALFDQQYPAPGSPELAARVREILSPTPVAMDEQAWGLDHGTWSVLGKAFPDADVPVVQLSMDASKPPAWHYEIGQRLAPLRDEGVLIVGTGNIVHNLPAMDWGDRNCAPYDWSQRFNDYIKTAIVEDAPQRAVDFESQGQDAKRSVPTPDHYWPLLYVLGARLPGDVPTFAPDHIEHGSLSMTSVTLSIPHLASA, from the coding sequence ATGAGCCGTCTGCCCGTCATCTTCTTCGGTCACGGCAGCCCGATGATCGCGCTGGAGACCAACGACACCACACGGGCCTGGAAGGCCATGGGGGACGCTGTCGGCAAGCCCAAGGCGATCCTTTGCGTCTCGGCCCACTGGCTGACGCGCGGGGTCGCGGTGACGGCCATGACCAGGCCCCGCACAATCCACGACTTCGGCGCGTCCTTTCCCAAGGCGCTCTTCGATCAGCAGTATCCGGCGCCCGGCTCGCCCGAGCTGGCCGCGCGGGTGCGTGAAATCCTCAGCCCGACGCCGGTGGCGATGGACGAACAGGCCTGGGGCCTGGACCACGGGACTTGGTCGGTCCTGGGCAAGGCGTTCCCGGACGCCGATGTGCCGGTGGTGCAGCTCAGCATGGACGCGAGCAAACCGCCCGCCTGGCATTACGAGATCGGCCAGCGCCTGGCGCCCCTGCGCGACGAGGGCGTGCTGATCGTCGGCACTGGCAACATTGTCCACAATCTGCCGGCCATGGACTGGGGCGACCGGAACTGCGCGCCCTACGACTGGTCGCAGCGCTTCAATGACTACATCAAGACCGCCATCGTCGAGGACGCCCCGCAGCGCGCTGTCGACTTCGAGAGCCAGGGCCAGGACGCCAAGCGCTCCGTGCCGACGCCCGACCACTACTGGCCGCTACTGTACGTGCTGGGCGCGCGCCTGCCCGGCGACGTCCCGACCTTCGCCCCCGACCATATCGAGCACGGCTCGCTGAGCATGACTTCCGTCACGCTCTCCATCCCCCATTTGGCCAGCGCCTGA
- a CDS encoding acetamidase/formamidase family protein, protein MPFICEPGQTRPDVVPGALHTLKATPQTVHWGYFDPSTPPSLRIKSGDLVQAEAITHHAGDAPELMMDEGVTRIFKEIPEDDRNPGVHIMTGPIYVEDAKPGDVLEVRYLRMVPRNNYGSNLAANWGYLYKEFGEKERVTIYELDPNTNTASALYAYDFEGKYLIPGTITHCPECDRQPALEGIRIPARPHLGTAGVAPAVDGRVSTIPPGEHGGNIDNWRIGAGATMYYTVQVDGGLFSIGDPHVSQGDGELSGTAIESSLNVLMQIVLRKDIQTPGPLLETPKWWIVHGFNEDLNLAMRDASTKMLSLLSEQVGLSKNDAYSLMSVAADFGVTQVVDGTQGCHVRIPRDIFPKLKE, encoded by the coding sequence ATGCCCTTCATCTGCGAACCCGGCCAGACCCGTCCCGACGTCGTTCCCGGCGCCTTGCACACCCTGAAGGCCACGCCCCAAACGGTGCATTGGGGCTATTTCGATCCTTCGACGCCGCCGTCGCTGCGTATCAAGAGCGGGGACCTGGTCCAGGCCGAGGCGATCACCCACCATGCCGGCGACGCGCCCGAGCTGATGATGGACGAAGGCGTCACGCGGATCTTCAAGGAGATCCCCGAGGACGACCGCAACCCCGGCGTCCACATCATGACGGGGCCCATCTACGTCGAGGACGCCAAGCCTGGCGATGTGCTGGAGGTGCGCTACCTGCGCATGGTTCCGCGCAACAACTACGGCTCCAACCTCGCGGCCAATTGGGGCTATCTCTACAAGGAGTTCGGCGAGAAGGAGCGGGTGACGATCTACGAGCTGGATCCGAACACCAACACCGCCAGCGCGCTCTACGCCTATGACTTCGAGGGCAAGTATCTGATCCCCGGCACGATCACCCATTGTCCCGAGTGCGACCGCCAGCCGGCCCTGGAGGGGATCCGGATTCCGGCCCGGCCGCACCTGGGCACCGCGGGCGTGGCGCCGGCGGTCGACGGCCGCGTCAGCACCATTCCGCCCGGCGAGCACGGCGGCAACATCGACAACTGGCGCATCGGGGCCGGGGCGACGATGTACTATACTGTCCAAGTCGACGGCGGCTTGTTCTCCATCGGCGACCCCCACGTCAGCCAGGGCGATGGCGAGCTGTCGGGCACGGCCATCGAGAGCTCGCTGAACGTCCTGATGCAGATCGTCCTGCGCAAGGACATCCAGACCCCCGGCCCCCTGCTGGAGACGCCAAAGTGGTGGATCGTCCATGGCTTCAATGAAGACCTGAACCTGGCCATGCGCGACGCCTCGACCAAGATGCTGAGCCTGCTCAGCGAGCAGGTCGGGCTGTCGAAGAACGACGCCTATTCGCTGATGAGCGTGGCCGCGGACTTTGGCGTCACCCAGGTCGTCGATGGCACCCAGGGCTGCCACGTCAGGATTCCCCGCGACATCTTCCCCAAGCTCAAGGAATAG
- a CDS encoding helix-turn-helix domain-containing protein, whose translation MKAWSFSTESHPRAERAEAWRDAMGRLGLPIEGLSAGEPAAASVICLTSPLGIEFALVEAGAQTISGRLSGQPAAVWLAVLLHGEATLVTDDLAVGVSPGDIAFGPTGQAAALRLDTRSRLLFVRAPRVALDHRLIKPFNLRVGWLEGSEGVPRILSDLLRGTAEELENLSVDQLRPVDLALTEFLAQCLLERGAAASDALDPSTPTAHLQRLCQTIETLLPDPDLSLRRVADEEGVSPRYVQKLFASANETFSHYLRSRRLERCRIDLASPQHARLSISEICFRWGFNGSAHFSRAFREQYGRSPREFRNACEAGVSRDLTSALALKPASVVPSLSALNS comes from the coding sequence ATGAAGGCTTGGTCGTTTAGCACCGAAAGCCATCCCCGCGCCGAGCGGGCCGAGGCCTGGCGTGATGCGATGGGACGCCTGGGCCTGCCGATCGAGGGACTGTCGGCCGGCGAGCCGGCCGCGGCTTCGGTGATCTGCCTGACCTCCCCCCTGGGCATCGAGTTCGCCCTGGTCGAAGCCGGCGCCCAGACGATTTCGGGCCGACTTTCGGGGCAGCCCGCCGCCGTGTGGCTGGCGGTTCTGCTGCATGGCGAAGCGACCCTGGTGACCGACGATCTGGCTGTCGGCGTCTCTCCCGGGGACATCGCCTTCGGCCCCACGGGGCAGGCGGCGGCTCTTCGCTTGGACACCCGCTCGCGCCTGCTCTTCGTCCGCGCGCCTCGCGTGGCCCTGGATCACCGCCTGATCAAGCCCTTCAACTTGCGCGTGGGGTGGCTGGAGGGATCAGAGGGCGTGCCGCGCATCCTGTCCGACCTGCTGCGCGGTACGGCCGAGGAACTGGAGAACTTGTCGGTCGATCAGTTGCGACCGGTCGACCTGGCTCTGACGGAATTCTTGGCTCAGTGCTTGCTGGAGCGGGGGGCGGCTGCGTCAGACGCTCTGGATCCTTCGACCCCGACGGCGCATCTGCAGCGCCTCTGCCAAACCATCGAGACCCTGCTGCCGGATCCGGACCTGTCGCTCCGTCGCGTGGCGGACGAGGAGGGCGTCTCGCCACGCTACGTGCAGAAGCTGTTCGCGTCGGCCAACGAAACCTTCAGCCACTATTTGCGCTCGCGTCGTCTGGAGCGGTGCCGGATCGATCTGGCCAGTCCGCAACATGCGCGGCTTTCTATTTCGGAGATCTGCTTTCGCTGGGGCTTCAACGGCTCGGCGCATTTCAGCAGAGCTTTCCGCGAACAGTACGGCCGGTCGCCACGTGAATTCAGGAACGCGTGCGAGGCTGGTGTGTCCAGAGATCTTACGTCCGCACTTGCGCTGAAGCCGGCGTCCGTCGTCCCGAGTTTGAGCGCACTGAACTCATAG
- a CDS encoding alpha/beta fold hydrolase, with the protein MFKTVLLSSVLALTATASAFAQPAAPAVKNVVLVHGAFADGAGWRGVYDRLTADGYKVSIVQNPLSSLADDVAATNRVIARQDGPVILVGHSYGGAVISQAGDNPKVAGLVYVAAFAPDVGQSVLDQYADIPPPPNFQPQETPDGFAFLKAESFRAGFAGDLSEKDAAFLQASQNPVAMAALSAKLTVAAWKTKPSWAVVATEDGAIAPELLRKTARRIGAKATEVKGSHVVFVSQPKAVAAVIEAAAQGVSAK; encoded by the coding sequence ATGTTTAAGACCGTTCTGCTGTCCAGCGTTCTGGCCCTGACCGCCACGGCGTCGGCCTTCGCCCAGCCCGCCGCGCCGGCTGTGAAGAATGTCGTCCTCGTACACGGGGCCTTCGCCGACGGCGCGGGCTGGCGCGGCGTCTACGACCGGCTCACCGCCGACGGCTACAAGGTGAGCATCGTCCAGAACCCGCTGTCCTCGCTGGCCGACGACGTCGCCGCCACCAACCGCGTGATCGCCCGGCAAGACGGTCCGGTGATCCTGGTCGGCCACTCCTATGGTGGAGCGGTGATCAGCCAGGCTGGCGACAATCCCAAGGTCGCGGGCTTGGTCTATGTCGCGGCCTTCGCGCCGGACGTCGGCCAATCGGTGCTTGACCAGTACGCCGACATCCCGCCGCCGCCCAATTTCCAGCCCCAGGAAACGCCGGACGGATTCGCTTTTCTCAAGGCTGAGAGCTTCCGGGCAGGCTTTGCCGGCGATCTGTCGGAGAAAGACGCGGCCTTCCTGCAGGCCTCGCAAAATCCCGTGGCGATGGCCGCGCTCAGCGCCAAGCTGACGGTCGCGGCCTGGAAGACCAAGCCCAGCTGGGCCGTGGTCGCCACCGAGGACGGTGCGATCGCGCCCGAGCTCCTGCGCAAAACCGCCCGCCGCATCGGCGCCAAGGCGACCGAAGTGAAGGGCAGCCACGTGGTCTTCGTCTCCCAACCCAAGGCGGTGGCGGCGGTGATCGAGGCGGCGGCCCAAGGCGTCTCGGCCAAGTAG